The DNA sequence TCCGGTCACACTGGCGCCCCTTTCAGGATTCCCTTGACGATGTAGCGCCCCAGCAGCAGGAACAACGCGATGACGGGCACCACGCCGACGGTCGCGCCGGTGAGCATCAGCGCGTAGTCGGTGTAGTAACCGCTCGCCAGCCGCGACAGGGCCACTTGCACGGTCGGCGTTTCGTTGGGGTCGAGTACCACGAGCGGCCAGAAGTAGTCGTTCCACGTGGCCATGAAGGTGAGCATCGCGAGCACCGCGGCCGGCGTGCGCAACGCGGGCACGGCGACGTGCCAGTAGGTGCGCAGGATCGAGCAGCCGTCGACGGTGGCGGCGTCGACGAGGTCGGCGCTGATGGCGTTCTCGCAGGCCTGGCGCATCCAGAACACGCTGAAGGCGCTGACCAGCGCGGGCACGATCACCGCTTCCAGGCGCCCGTACCAGCCGAGGTCGCCGACGACGAGGTACAGCGGGATGACGCCGAGCTGCGCCGGCACCATCGCCGAGCCGACGACCAGCAGGAACAGCGTGTTGCGGCCGCGGAAACGCAGGCGCGCGAAGGCGAACCCGGCGAGGCTCGCCAGCACGACGTTGGCCGCCATGACGGTGCCCGCGACGATCAGCGAGTTCCCGATGGCGAGCCAGAAGTCGACGGTGTCGAAGACGCGGCGCACGTTCTCGACGAGGTGCCCGCCCGGCACCAGCACCGGCGCCGCTTCCCCGATCGCCGAGTTGTCGCGCGTGGCCACGACGAACGACCAGTACAGCGGGAAGACGGACGCGCCGAGCACGCCGGTCAGCACCGCGTACACCCAGCCGCCCGGGCGGCGCCGCGCGGTCACGCCGCCCTCACGAACCGGCGCACCAGCCGGTAGTTGACCAGCGCGAACAGCGCGCAGACCACGAACATCACCCACGTCAGCGCCGCCGCGTAGCCCGCGTTGAACTGCGTGAAGCCCTTCTCGTACAAGTACATGACGAGCGTCTGGAACTGGCGGTCGTTGCCACCGGTGGCACCGGACCCGCCGGCGTCGAACAGCTGCGGCTCGGCGAAGAGCTGGAGGCCGTTGACCGTGCCGGCGACGGCGGTGAACGCGATCGCGGGCCGGATGCCGGGCACGGTGATCGACCAGAACGTCCGCCACCGCGAAGCGCCGTCGAGCTCCGCGGCTTCGTAGAGGTCGTTCGGGACGGCCTGCATCGCGGCCAGGTAGATCAGCGCGTTGTAACCGGTCCAGCGCCAGAGCACCATGCTCGCGACGGCGAGGTGCGACGTCCAGGTCGTCGCCTGCCAGTTGACCGGCGCGATGCCGACCCAGCCGAGCACTTCGTTGACGACGCCGTAGTCGCGGCTGAACAGCTGCCCGAACACCAGGCCGATCGCGACCACGGAGACGACGTTCGGCAGCAGGATCCCGGTGCGCCACCAGGTAGCGGCGCGCAGCGGCCGGTCGAGCAGCGCCGCGATGCCCAGTGCCAGCAGGAATTCCGGGACCGCGGCCAGCAGGAAGATGCTCACGGTGTTGGCGAGCGCGTTGTAGAAGTGCGGGTCGGCCAGCAGCTCGCCGTAGTTGGCGAGGCCGAGCCGGCCCTGGCCGCCTTCGAGGAGGTTCCAGTCGTGCAGCGAAACCCACGCCGTGTAGAGCAGCGGGTACGCGCCGAAAACCGCGAACAGCCCGAAGAACGGCGCGACGAGCAGCAGCGGCGTGACCTTGCGGTCGAAGCGGGCGAGCCGGTGACGCACTACTTCAGCAGGGCTCGGGCTTGCTGGACGGCTTGCGCCCAGGCCTGGTCGACGGTCTGGGTCCCGTCCTCGATCCGCCCGAGCGCGCGGCCGAACTCCGGCCGCACGTCGGCGTCGTGCAGCCCCCGGTAGTTCGGCCGCAGCTGGTCGGCCGAAGCCGCGAAGATGCGCCCGATCGGCGCGTCCCCGAAGTACGGATCGGTGTGCGCGATGACCTGCGGGTCCTCGTAGACGGCCGGTTCGCTGGGCAGGATGCCGTCGGAGAGGAAGAGCTTCTTCTGCTGCTCCGGCGCGGTCAGCCAGCGGGCGAGCTCGTAGGCCTCCTTCTGGTGCGCGCCCTGCTTGGGCACGGTCAGGAACGAGCCGCCCTGGTTGCCGCTCTTGCCGGGCACGGTCGTGACGTCCCACTTGCCCTTGTTGGTGTCCCCGCCGGCTTCCTTGATCTGGCTGAGCATCCACGCCGGGCACGCGACAGTGGCGAACGAACCCTGCTTGATCGCGACGTTCCACGCCTGCGTGAACGTGGTCGCCGCCGCCGTCTGCCCCTTCGCGGCGATCCCGCCGGACAGGTCGAACGCGGTGCGGACGCTGGGATTGGTATCGGCGATGAAGGAGTCGTCCCGTTGGGAGAAGTAGTTCTCCGGCGACTGGTTGAGCATCGCCGTGTAGACGGTGCCCGCGGAGTCCGCGAACTTCACGCCGGGCGTCTTCTGCGTGAAGCGGTCGGCCGCGGCGGCGTAGGCGGGCCAGTCGGGGATCAGCTTCGCGACCTCTTCGCGGTCGGTCGGCAGGCCCGCGGCCTGGAAGAGGTCGCGCCGGTAGCAGAGGGCGAGGCTGCCCATGTCGGTGCCGAGCCCGAGCACGAAGTCCCCGTCGGTGCCCTGCGCCCACTTCCACGGCGCCCACTGGTGTTCGAGGTCGCGGGCCCCGAAGGACGCGAGGTCGGCGAACTTGTCCTTCGCCTTCCGGTACTGCGGGATGTACTGCTCCTCGATCGCGACGACGTCGGCGGCACCGCGGCCGGTGGCGAGCTGCGTCGCCAGGCCCTTGTGGTGGGTGTCGAAGTCGGTGACGCGGTTCTGCACCGTGATGTCCGGGTGCAGCTTCTGGTACTCCGCGATCAGCGGCGCGTAGCCGAACTCGCCGAAGGTGGCGATCGTGAGCTTCGTCGGGCCACCGGAGTCGGCGGGACTGCAGGCGGCGAGCAGGGTGAGCGCGGCGACCGCGGCGGCGGTCCGGCGGACGGTCGTGGGCACGGGCTCCCTCAGATCACCCCGGCCCGTACGGCGTACGCGACCGCGTGCGGCCGATTGCGCAGGTTGAGCCGGTTGGTCATGGCGTAGATGACGTTCTTCACGGTCCGCTCCGAGTAGCAGAGCTTGCCCGCGATCTCGGCAGTGTCCCAGCCTTCGGCCATCAAGCGAAGCACATCCACCTCGCGCGGCGTCAGCGCCGCGCCGCTGCCCTCGTGCGCCAGCGCCTCGACCTGGTCGCGCAGCGGCGTCGTGCGCCCCCGCGCGGCGGCGAGCACGCTTTCGGTGAGCCGGTCGAGCGCGGTCCGCGGCAGCACGGCGGAGACGTGGCAGTCGGCCAGCACGCTCAGGTGCGCCGGGTCGACGTGCCCGGCGACCAGCACGATGGCGGCCGGCGACTCGGCGGCCGCGGCCCGCAGCGCGGCGACGACCTCGCGGTCGACCTGGCCGACGGCGAACACCAGGACCGACGCCTCGCCCCGGCGGGCCCGTGGCACGACCAAGAGCTCCGGGCGGGACTTCAGGTGGTTGATCAGCCCGGTCAGGGCGATCGGGTCCGACGCCCACGCCGCCACTCGCACCTGGTCCATCCAGCCCTCCTCAGCCATTTTCCGACAGGCTCACTCTGCTGGGGGCGCCTTCACGAATTCTCTAACGGCGGTGGAGCCGTTCTTCACGCGGTGAAGTCAGGCCGTCGACTACCGTCGGGGCACACGCCGACGAGTGAAGGGACCGATGAACCGCCGACGTCTTGCCGCCCTCGGGGTGGCGTTCTCCATCGTGGCCGCGTGTCTGCTGGTCGTGGGCCTGCAGCCGCGGACCGTGTCCGGTTTGGCAGTGCCCCTGCCTTCTTCCCCGCCGCCTTCTTCGTTCAGCGCGGCTGTCCCGCCCGCGGCGCCCGCCCCGACGTCGAAGCTGGCCCGCCCGGGCGACTGCGCTTCACTGGCCGGCGGCCTCGACGTCCGCGCCCAGGTCGCGCAGCTGGTCGTCGTCGGGGTCACCGGCGACAACCCCGCCTCCACGGTCTCCCTGGTGCGCGACCACCAGGTCGGCGGGATCTTCATCGGCGGTAACGCAACAGCGTTGTTGAAAGATCGCGCCCTGGCCGCGGTCCAGGCGGCGGCCAAGGTGCCGGTCGCGGTGTCGGTCGACGAGGAGGGCGGCCGCGTCCAGCGCATCGACGACCTCGACGGCGACCTCCCGTCGGCCCGGACGATGGCCGCGACGAAGTCCCCGGACCAGGTCCGCGCCCTCGCCGCCGACCGCGGCCGCCAGCTGCGCGCCCGCGGCGTGACGGTCGACTTCGCCCCGGACACCGACGTCACGGACGCCCCGGACGACGACGTGATCGGCGACCGGTCCTTCAGCCCGGACCCAGCGAAGGTGAAGACGTACGCGAAGGCGTTCGCGGAGGGCCTGCGCGACGCGGGCATCCAGCCGGTGCTGAAGCACTTCCCCGGCCACGGCCACGGCTCGGGCGACTCCCACAAGGGCACGGTGGTGACGCCGCCGCTCGCGCAGCTGCGTTCGGTCGACCTGGTCCCCTACCGCGACCTCGCCGACTACGGCCCCGTCGCGGTGATGGTCGGCCACCTCGACGTCCCCGACCTGACCGCCGGGGTCCCCGCGTCGCTTTCGCCCTCGGCGTACCGGCTGCTGCGCGGCGAGTTCGGGTTCACCGGCCCGGTCCTCACCGACGACCTCGGGGCGATGAAGGCGATCACGGCGCAGTACTCACTGCCGGACGCGGTGCTCAAGGCGCTGGAGGCGGGCGCGGATCAGGCGTTGTGGTCCTCCGGGGGCCGGGTGGACGAGGTGCTGGACCGGCTGGTGAAGGCCGTGCAGACCGGCGAACTGCCGCCGGCGCGGGTGCAGGAGTCGGTGACGCGGGTGCTGCGCGGCAAGGGTCTCTGCGCCTGATCCCGCCAGGGTCGCCCGATGGGGGTTCGGACAGCGGGCGCGCCGGGTGCGTGACGGCCGCTTGGCGCACGGCAGGCGGGTCACGGCCTTGGGTTCGTGCGTGCGGCTCTACCACCCGGTCGGCCACCGGGCGACGCTGAGCTTCCTGGCCGAACTGGCCGGGCCGTACCAGCGGCACGAACAGGCGCTGCTGCGCGCGCTGGCGGCGCTGGAAGCCAGCCGCGCGGTGTGGCGCGCGGAGGCCGCGGCGTACGTGGACTCGCGCGTGAAGGAGAAACGGCTCGGCCGGCGGCGGCCGCCACCCGGCGATCCGCCGCGAAGCCGGATGAGCGGGCACTGGTACGCATCGACGCCCGAGCTGTCCCGGCGGGCGGCCGTCCACGCGCTGAAGCTGTGGGAGCTCGAGCCGGGCACCGCGGACGAGGCGGTCCGCGCCCTCGTCCGCGACTGCACCGCCACCGGCGGCCGGCTCACCGCCGGTCGGCTGGACATCGGTGCGACCGGCTGGCCGATGCCGCTCGTGGCGTCCGCGGCCGGCTCTTCGAAATAATTCCGGAGACGTTGTCGGATCGGCGCGGTCGCGTTCGTAGCAGGGGTGAGGCCGCCCGCGAGGGGCGGCGCCGAGGCGGAGGAGCCCCGATCATGAAGCTGACGACCGTGACCCAGCTGACCATCGACGGAGTCGTGCAGGGCAACGGCGGCGCGTCCGACGAGGACCGCCGGAACGGGTTCGAGCGCGGTGGCTGGGCCCCGGGGAAGGGCGACGACGAGACCCGGGCGTTCATCGCGCGGACCTACCAGCGCGCGGACGCGTTCCTGTTCGGCCGGCGCACCTACGACCTGTTCGCCCGCTCCTGGGGATCGGTCGAGCAGCTGCGCGCGCACCCCATCGGCGTGGCACTGGAGAACGCTCCCAAGTACGTCGCTTCGACCACGCTCACCGATCCGGCGTGGTCGGGCACCACCGTCCTGCCCGGCGACCTCGCGGCGGCCGTCGCGGAGCTGAAGGCCAAGCCGGGCGGTGAGCTGCAGGTGCACGGCAGTGGCACCCTGGTCCGGTGGCTGCTGGCGCACGACCTGGTCGACGAGCTGGTCCTGACCGTGATCCCGGTGGTCCTCGGCCAGGGCACGCGGTTGTTCCCGGCCGACGGCCCCGATCTCGCGCTCGACCTGGTCGAGTCGCGAGTCGACTCGAAGGGCGTGACGACCCAGGTCTTCCGGCCGGCCGGGCGCCCGCAGTACGCGCCGACGGCGTGAAGTCCCGACCACCACACCACAGGAGGTGATCTCCGGATGCGTTATCTGGTTTCCGTGATCGACGACAAGGACAACCCGGGCAGCACGGACCGGCAGCCCGCCATCAGCGAGTTCAACGAACGGCTGATCGCCGAGGGCTACTGGGTTTTCGCGGGCGGGCTCGCGAACACCGGCGCGGCCACGGTGGTCGACAACCGCGGCGAGCGGGCGGTGGTCACCGACGGGCCCTTTCTGGAGTCCAAGGAGTACCTCGCCGGCGTCTGGGTGTGGGAGGCGCCCGATCTGGACGTGGCGCTCAAGCTCGCCACCGAGGCGTCGAAGGTCTGCGATCGGAAGATCGAGGTGCGGCCGTTCCAGTGAACGACGTCGAGCAGGCGGTCACCCGGGCCCACCGCGAGGAGTGGGCCCGGGTGGTGGCCACCCTGACCAGGCGCTTCGGTGACATCGACATCGCCGAGGAAGCGGCCGCCGAGGCGTTCGCGACCGCCGTCGAGCGCTGGCCGGCCGACGGCGTGCCGCCCGTCCCCGGCGCCTGGCTGACCACCACCGCCACCCGCAAGGCCATCGACCGGATCCGGCGCGAGAGCAAACGCGACGACAAGCAGAAGGAGGCGCTGACGGTGTACGACGACGACCCGCCCGAACCCCTCGGCGCCATCGACGACGACCGGCTCCGGCTGATCTTCACCTGCTGCCACCCGGCACTGGCGGCGGAAGCCCGCCTGGCCCTGACGCTGCGCATGGTCGGCGGCCTGACAGTGCCCGAGATCGCCCGCGCCTTCCTGGTGGCCGAGACCACCATGGGCCAGCGGATCACCCGCGCGAAGGCCAAGATCAAGGCTGCTCGCATCCCGTACCGGGTGCCGTCCGCCGAAGACCTCCCCGCCCGCGTCTCCGGCGTGCTCGCCGTCCTGTTCCTCGTCTTCAACGAGGGCTACCTGGCGACCGGCCCGGACACCGATCCGGTGCGCCACGACCTGACCGCCGAGGCGATCCGCCTCACCCGCCTGATCCGCACCCTCCTGCCGGACGACGGCGAAGTGGCCGGCCTGCTGGCCCTGATGCTCCTCACCGAGGCCCGCCGCCCCGCCCGCGTCTCGGCCGGCGGCGAACTGGTCGCCCTCGACGAACAGGACCGCGGCGCCTGGGACGCGGAGCTGATCGCCGAGGGCCACCGCTTGGTGCGCGAACGCCTCGCCACCGGCGTCGCCCCGGGCCGGTACCAGGTCCTCGCCGCGATCAACGCCGTGCACACGTCCGCCCGCGACATGCGCGACACCGACTGGTCCCAGGTTCTCGCGCTCTACAACCAGCTCGTCCGCCTCGACCCGTCCCCGGTCGTCGCCCTAAACCGCGCGATCGCACTCGCCGAACTCGACGGCCCCGACGTCGCCCTGGCGGAGGTCGGCCGGCTCGAACCCGAACTGGCGGGCTACCACCCGTTCCACGCCACCCGAGCCGACCTCCTGCGCCGCCTCGGCCGAAGCCAGGAGTCACGGGCGGCGTACGAGAAGGCCATCGAACTGGCGGACAACACCGCCGAGACCGCGGCGCTGACCCGTCGTCGGGACCAGCTGGGGTAACGGCCGCCGGCCGGCCGTGGCGCGGTCAGCGGCTCGGGAGGGTGCTGGGGACCAGCACCTTCACCAGCCAGTGCGTTGCCGCCGCGATGCCCTCTTTGTTGTTCGCCTCCGTGTGGACGGCCAGGGCCGCGCGGAACGCGGCAATCGCTTCCGCGCGGGTGTGGTCGTGCAGGCAGATGCCGAGGTGAAGCCACGCGTCGGCTTCGCGCTTGGCGTCGCCGATGCGGTGGAACAGGCCGGTCGCTTCGCGGAAGGCCGCACCAGCGGCGGCTGGTTCCCCGGTCCGGTGGTGCAGGACGCCGATGTTCGCCAGCGTCATGGCCTGCCCGAAAAGGTCGTCGTGGGCCCGGGTGAGGCTCAGCGCGGCCTGGTGCGCGACCGCCGCACCCCCGGGGTCGCCCGACTCCGTCAGCACGTGCCCGAGGTTGTTCGACGTCATCGCCTCGCCGTGCCAGTCGCCGATGCGGTGGTAAGCGCGGACGGCTTCGCGGTGCGCCGCCGCGGCTCCGGCGTAGTCGCCCTCCTGGGATCTCGCGTGCCCCAGGTGGGTCCACCGCAAGGCGACCGTTCCCGTCGGCTCTTCCCCGCCCTCCAGGGCGATGCTCCGCCGGTAAGCGTCATCGGCTTCAGGGGCGCGTCCGAGGCGGCGGAAGAGGAACCCGAGACTCGACCACGCCGCGGCCTCGGCCGCGACGTTCCGCTTCGCCCGGCCGACCGCGATGGCGGCGCGGTTCACCCGGACGGCATCCGCGGACCGGCCCGCGTCCAGCAGCGCATCGGCCATTCTGGACCGCGCCGTCACCTCGTTCTCGACGTCGCCGATGTCCCGGCAGATCCCGGCGGCCTCCTCGTAGGCGAGGACGGCGTTCTCCGTTTGCTCATCGGCCGCCAGCGCGCTCCCCAGGTTGATCCACGCACCCGCCTCTTTCCGGGAGTCGCCGGCTCTGCGGTAGGCGTCGACGGCGGTGCGGCAGGCGTGCACCGCCTCTTCGCGCCGCCCCGCCACCTTGAGCGTGTTTCCGAGGTTGTTCCACGCTTTGGCGGCCGCATGGGTGTTGTCGTTCCGGGTGTGCAGGTCGATGGCGACCCGGTAGAGCTCGATCGCCTCGGCGGCCAGCCCGACTTTGCCCAGCGCGATCCCGAGGTTGCTCGCCATGTCCGCACGTGCCGCCGGGACGCCGGAAAGACACGCGCTGGCATACCCGAGGCGCGAGATCATGAGCAGATCGGTCAGGTGGTCGTGCCGGTTCTGGTACGTGGTCAGGTGGCTGCACAGCACCATGGTGTAGCGGTGGTTCCCCGATTCAGCGGTCTTGTGCGCGACCGCGAGCAGCGTCGGGTACTCGGTGGCCAGCCAGCGCACGGCGTCTTCGGTGCGGGTGAAGCGGTTGTGGACCGGCCGTTCCGCAAGGGCGGACAGGTGGTGCACGGCGTCCTGTGCGGTGAACACGTAGTGGTCGACCAACCGGGTGTCCGCCGCGTGGATCTCGGCCGCGCTCAGCCCGGCATCGCAGGTTTCCGCGTGGGCGCGAACGAGGTCGTGCATCCGCCAGCGCTGGTCGGCGTGGGCGAGCAGATGGGCCTGACGCAGCGTGCGCAGCAGCGGCACAGTGCGGGCACCGGACGAGCCGTTGAGGACGGCGGCGACTTCCGTGGGGCAATCCGGACCCACGGTCAGGCAGAGCAGCCGCAACAGCCGGGCCGCGGCCCGGTTGCGGCGAACCAGTCGGTGCCAGGAGAGGTCGAGCACCGCTGCCAAGGCCCGCTCGCCGTGCGCGAAACCCACGATTCCGGCCTCGGTCAGTTCGGCCGCCAGGTGCGCGGGTGTCAACGCGGGTTCGTCCGCGAGCAGGGCCGCGACGATCCGCAGAGCCAGCGGGAGCCGCCCACAGGTGCGGATCAATTCCCGCGTCCCGATCGGATCCGCGGAAATCCGCCGCTCCTCCGAAACCAGATCGCGGATGGCCCGGTCGAGCAACACCCTCGCGTTCTCGTTCGTCAGCACACCGAGCGAGAACCCGCGGGCCCCGGGGAGGTCCAGAGTTTCGCGGGTCGTGAGCACCACCCGGTGACCGTCGCCGGCGGGGAGCAGCCCCTGGATCTGTTCCGCGGTGGAGACGTTGTCGAGCACCAGCAAGACCGCTTTCCCCGACTGGCCCAGCCGGTCGAGCAGTTGCTGGTAGGCGGCCAGCTGCTCGCCCACGTCCACGGGGATCTCGTGCGGGTCGACGCCCAAGAGCCGCATCAACGGACGCAGGATCGCCCGCGCGGGAACGCCGCCGTCAGCTCGGTAGCCCTGCATGTCCACCGAGAAGACGCCACCGGGGAACCACTCGGCTTCGCCCGCCAACCGCGCGCAGTGCAGCGCCAGCGCCGTCTTGCCCACACCGCCCATCCCGGCGACGTACGAGACCGAGCTCCCGGAGCCGGATCGCAGCAGCGACGACAAGCGTTCGGTTTCTTCCTCCCGGCCCACGAAGACCTCGGCGCACGCTCCGACGTCACTTCGCACCGGCAGCACCACGGCGACAGCGGTGCCCGCCGGAGGCTGGACGAGGTTGACAGCGCCGATCGTGCCCGCCTGCACGACCGTTCCGATGTCTCCCCGCGCGTCGATGGCGTTGCCGACGTGCTTCTTCGCCTCCACCGAAAGATTGTCCCGGATCTCAGGCTCCTCCCGGTGGCGGGGTGGAGCCGCCAGGCATCAAGGCGTTGTTTTCAGGTGACCTCCTTTCCCAGGTCCGCTCTCCCGGCCACACCACCGACGTTACCGAACAAACGTGCGACGGGTCATCGCTGGATCGGGTGAAACCAACAGCCGGTTTCCCTTTCCCCGCAAGGGAAACCTCTCGAGCAGCCCCCGATTCCATCCTACCGGGGAGCACCGACAAAACCGGTCACGCGAGCACTCCGCCTAGACTCCTCGCAACGGCACCCGGAGCAAGGAGCGGCATGGCGAACCTCGGCGGCACCTACCCCCTCGGCGGCGAAGTACCGGTCGCCCGCATGGGATACGGCGCCATGCAGCTGGCCGGCCCCGGGGTCTGGGGGCCGCCGCGGGAGCACGACACCGCCGTCGCCGTGCTGCGGGAAGCCGTCGAGCGCGGGGTCACCCACCTCGACACCAGTGACTACTACGGCCCGCACACCGTGAACGCGCTCATCAAGGAAGCCCTCCACCCCTACCCCGAGAACCTCTGCATCGTCACGAAAGTCGGCGCGCGGCGAACCGAGGACAAGGCCTGGCCGCCCGCGCTGTCGGCCGACGAGCTCACCCAAGCCGTGCACGACAACCTGCGGAACCTCGGGGTCGACGCGCTCGACGTCGTCAACCTCCGGCTGAGCAACGCCGCCGGGGACTACCCCGTGCCGATGTCGCTCGCCGAGCCGTTCGGGGTGCTCGCGGAGCTTCGGGAGCAGGGGCTCATCCGGCACCTCGGCGTCAGCCACGTCACCGCCGCGCAGCTCGACGAGGCCAAGACCATCGCGCCCGTCGTCTGCGTGCAGAACCAGTACAACCTCGCCCACCGCGAGAACGACGACCTCGTCGACAAGTGCGCCGCCGAGGGGATCGCCTTCGTGCCGTACTTCCCGCTCGGCGGGTTCAGCCCGCTGCAGTCCGGGCTGCTCGACGACTGCGCCGCGCGGGTCGGGGCCACGCCGATGCAGGTCGCGCTGGCCTGGCTGCTGCAGCGGTCGCCGTCGATGCTGCTCATCCCGGGTACGTCGTCGCCGGCGCACCTGCGGGAGAACCTCGCCGCCGCCGACCTCGAGCTGCCCGCCGATGTTCTCGCCGATCTCGACCGGATCGGCGCACCCTGATCGCTACGCTGAGCGCGCACACAGGCACGAGAACGGAGAAAAGCGTGGCGGAGTGGGGCGATCTGGTCGCTTACATCAGGGAGTCGTACCGGGTGGTGCGCGACGAGCCCGACGAGCTCCGCATCCGCCTGATCTTCGGGGACGAGCCCGACACCGAACAGCGCGCCCAGATCGTCGTGATCGCCCGCGAGATCCTCGACCAGCGCGAGGACTGGGTGCAAATCGCGACGCCGTTCGCCCGGCACGACGAGGTCGACCTCCTCGCCGTGCTGACCGAGGTCGGCGAGGCGATCGTGGTGGGCGGGATCGCCGTGATGGGCGACCACCTCGTGCTGCGCCACTCGCTGCCGCTGGTCAACCTCGACATCAACGAGTTCATCGATCCCCTCGAGCTGGTCGCCGGCGCGGCCGAGCTGCTGGAGCAGCAGTTCACCGGCCGCGACGACTACTGAGCGGAACCACCGCGGCAGC is a window from the Amycolatopsis sp. cg9 genome containing:
- a CDS encoding carbohydrate ABC transporter permease, which gives rise to MRHRLARFDRKVTPLLLVAPFFGLFAVFGAYPLLYTAWVSLHDWNLLEGGQGRLGLANYGELLADPHFYNALANTVSIFLLAAVPEFLLALGIAALLDRPLRAATWWRTGILLPNVVSVVAIGLVFGQLFSRDYGVVNEVLGWVGIAPVNWQATTWTSHLAVASMVLWRWTGYNALIYLAAMQAVPNDLYEAAELDGASRWRTFWSITVPGIRPAIAFTAVAGTVNGLQLFAEPQLFDAGGSGATGGNDRQFQTLVMYLYEKGFTQFNAGYAAALTWVMFVVCALFALVNYRLVRRFVRAA
- a CDS encoding RNA polymerase sigma factor; the encoded protein is MNDVEQAVTRAHREEWARVVATLTRRFGDIDIAEEAAAEAFATAVERWPADGVPPVPGAWLTTTATRKAIDRIRRESKRDDKQKEALTVYDDDPPEPLGAIDDDRLRLIFTCCHPALAAEARLALTLRMVGGLTVPEIARAFLVAETTMGQRITRAKAKIKAARIPYRVPSAEDLPARVSGVLAVLFLVFNEGYLATGPDTDPVRHDLTAEAIRLTRLIRTLLPDDGEVAGLLALMLLTEARRPARVSAGGELVALDEQDRGAWDAELIAEGHRLVRERLATGVAPGRYQVLAAINAVHTSARDMRDTDWSQVLALYNQLVRLDPSPVVALNRAIALAELDGPDVALAEVGRLEPELAGYHPFHATRADLLRRLGRSQESRAAYEKAIELADNTAETAALTRRRDQLG
- a CDS encoding glycoside hydrolase family 3 N-terminal domain-containing protein encodes the protein MNRRRLAALGVAFSIVAACLLVVGLQPRTVSGLAVPLPSSPPPSSFSAAVPPAAPAPTSKLARPGDCASLAGGLDVRAQVAQLVVVGVTGDNPASTVSLVRDHQVGGIFIGGNATALLKDRALAAVQAAAKVPVAVSVDEEGGRVQRIDDLDGDLPSARTMAATKSPDQVRALAADRGRQLRARGVTVDFAPDTDVTDAPDDDVIGDRSFSPDPAKVKTYAKAFAEGLRDAGIQPVLKHFPGHGHGSGDSHKGTVVTPPLAQLRSVDLVPYRDLADYGPVAVMVGHLDVPDLTAGVPASLSPSAYRLLRGEFGFTGPVLTDDLGAMKAITAQYSLPDAVLKALEAGADQALWSSGGRVDEVLDRLVKAVQTGELPPARVQESVTRVLRGKGLCA
- a CDS encoding carbohydrate ABC transporter permease — encoded protein: MTARRRPGGWVYAVLTGVLGASVFPLYWSFVVATRDNSAIGEAAPVLVPGGHLVENVRRVFDTVDFWLAIGNSLIVAGTVMAANVVLASLAGFAFARLRFRGRNTLFLLVVGSAMVPAQLGVIPLYLVVGDLGWYGRLEAVIVPALVSAFSVFWMRQACENAISADLVDAATVDGCSILRTYWHVAVPALRTPAAVLAMLTFMATWNDYFWPLVVLDPNETPTVQVALSRLASGYYTDYALMLTGATVGVVPVIALFLLLGRYIVKGILKGAPV
- a CDS encoding tetratricopeptide repeat protein, with the translated sequence MEAKKHVGNAIDARGDIGTVVQAGTIGAVNLVQPPAGTAVAVVLPVRSDVGACAEVFVGREEETERLSSLLRSGSGSSVSYVAGMGGVGKTALALHCARLAGEAEWFPGGVFSVDMQGYRADGGVPARAILRPLMRLLGVDPHEIPVDVGEQLAAYQQLLDRLGQSGKAVLLVLDNVSTAEQIQGLLPAGDGHRVVLTTRETLDLPGARGFSLGVLTNENARVLLDRAIRDLVSEERRISADPIGTRELIRTCGRLPLALRIVAALLADEPALTPAHLAAELTEAGIVGFAHGERALAAVLDLSWHRLVRRNRAAARLLRLLCLTVGPDCPTEVAAVLNGSSGARTVPLLRTLRQAHLLAHADQRWRMHDLVRAHAETCDAGLSAAEIHAADTRLVDHYVFTAQDAVHHLSALAERPVHNRFTRTEDAVRWLATEYPTLLAVAHKTAESGNHRYTMVLCSHLTTYQNRHDHLTDLLMISRLGYASACLSGVPAARADMASNLGIALGKVGLAAEAIELYRVAIDLHTRNDNTHAAAKAWNNLGNTLKVAGRREEAVHACRTAVDAYRRAGDSRKEAGAWINLGSALAADEQTENAVLAYEEAAGICRDIGDVENEVTARSRMADALLDAGRSADAVRVNRAAIAVGRAKRNVAAEAAAWSSLGFLFRRLGRAPEADDAYRRSIALEGGEEPTGTVALRWTHLGHARSQEGDYAGAAAAHREAVRAYHRIGDWHGEAMTSNNLGHVLTESGDPGGAAVAHQAALSLTRAHDDLFGQAMTLANIGVLHHRTGEPAAAGAAFREATGLFHRIGDAKREADAWLHLGICLHDHTRAEAIAAFRAALAVHTEANNKEGIAAATHWLVKVLVPSTLPSR
- a CDS encoding YciI family protein, which translates into the protein MRYLVSVIDDKDNPGSTDRQPAISEFNERLIAEGYWVFAGGLANTGAATVVDNRGERAVVTDGPFLESKEYLAGVWVWEAPDLDVALKLATEASKVCDRKIEVRPFQ
- a CDS encoding ABC transporter substrate-binding protein, coding for MPTTVRRTAAAVAALTLLAACSPADSGGPTKLTIATFGEFGYAPLIAEYQKLHPDITVQNRVTDFDTHHKGLATQLATGRGAADVVAIEEQYIPQYRKAKDKFADLASFGARDLEHQWAPWKWAQGTDGDFVLGLGTDMGSLALCYRRDLFQAAGLPTDREEVAKLIPDWPAYAAAADRFTQKTPGVKFADSAGTVYTAMLNQSPENYFSQRDDSFIADTNPSVRTAFDLSGGIAAKGQTAAATTFTQAWNVAIKQGSFATVACPAWMLSQIKEAGGDTNKGKWDVTTVPGKSGNQGGSFLTVPKQGAHQKEAYELARWLTAPEQQKKLFLSDGILPSEPAVYEDPQVIAHTDPYFGDAPIGRIFAASADQLRPNYRGLHDADVRPEFGRALGRIEDGTQTVDQAWAQAVQQARALLK
- a CDS encoding response regulator transcription factor; the protein is MDQVRVAAWASDPIALTGLINHLKSRPELLVVPRARRGEASVLVFAVGQVDREVVAALRAAAAESPAAIVLVAGHVDPAHLSVLADCHVSAVLPRTALDRLTESVLAAARGRTTPLRDQVEALAHEGSGAALTPREVDVLRLMAEGWDTAEIAGKLCYSERTVKNVIYAMTNRLNLRNRPHAVAYAVRAGVI
- a CDS encoding dihydrofolate reductase family protein; the encoded protein is MKLTTVTQLTIDGVVQGNGGASDEDRRNGFERGGWAPGKGDDETRAFIARTYQRADAFLFGRRTYDLFARSWGSVEQLRAHPIGVALENAPKYVASTTLTDPAWSGTTVLPGDLAAAVAELKAKPGGELQVHGSGTLVRWLLAHDLVDELVLTVIPVVLGQGTRLFPADGPDLALDLVESRVDSKGVTTQVFRPAGRPQYAPTA